A stretch of the Vulcanisaeta souniana JCM 11219 genome encodes the following:
- a CDS encoding ketopantoate reductase C-terminal domain-containing protein has product MRSAVITYGITRSDGVAEVRGVGEVILPSSVGEVADALKAGGANVRVVDDIEPYRWLKVIINAAINPITAILRARNGAIIKDPNAWSANP; this is encoded by the coding sequence ATGAGAAGCGCTGTCATTACGTACGGCATTACGAGGAGTGATGGGGTAGCTGAGGTTAGGGGCGTTGGTGAGGTGATACTGCCGAGCTCCGTGGGTGAGGTTGCCGATGCCCTAAAGGCCGGGGGTGCCAATGTTAGGGTGGTTGATGATATTGAGCCCTACAGGTGGTTAAAGGTTATTATTAACGCGGCCATAAACCCAATAACCGCGATACTGAGGGCTAGGAATGGTGCGATTATCAAGGATCCCAATGCCTGGAGCGCCAACCCTTAG
- the thrC gene encoding threonine synthase, which produces MRFETLNKYVLKCPRCGFETEASPYIMRCPKCGELLDALLIADKVKLRWNELRGRGVWRYRDLLPEPNSIVSIGEGATPLIRLRSHGNAYIKFEGTNPTGSFKDRGMTIGVSLASSIGVKGVIVASTGNTAASAAAYSARAGLNCIVVLPKGGVAKGKLGQAILHGASIVDIPGTFDNALEYVLDTVLINGSADHINYYPLNSINPWRLEGQKTIAYEVFEEVGVPDYVFVPVGNGGNIYAIWKGFRELMEHGMIDHVPKMIGVQASGAAPMVRYWNGAGEAKIENPRTIASAIRIGKPVNWFRAYRAVKYSGGAFIEVSDDEIIRAQAMLGKEGIGVEPASAASLAGYLKALGEGLIGPSDKAVLIATGHALKDPDALLMGNANMISISSINELRNLVMGNAIA; this is translated from the coding sequence ATGAGGTTCGAGACTCTTAATAAGTATGTCTTAAAGTGTCCAAGGTGTGGCTTCGAGACTGAGGCTAGCCCATACATAATGAGGTGCCCTAAGTGCGGGGAATTACTAGATGCATTATTAATTGCTGATAAGGTTAAGCTGAGGTGGAACGAACTCAGGGGCAGGGGTGTATGGAGATACAGGGATTTACTTCCTGAGCCCAATAGTATAGTGAGCATTGGTGAGGGGGCAACACCATTAATTAGGTTGAGGAGCCACGGTAATGCCTACATAAAGTTTGAAGGCACTAATCCAACCGGTTCATTCAAGGATAGGGGTATGACCATCGGTGTATCGCTAGCCTCCTCAATAGGTGTTAAGGGGGTAATCGTTGCATCGACTGGTAATACCGCTGCCTCGGCGGCAGCATACTCAGCCAGGGCTGGACTCAACTGCATTGTTGTCCTACCTAAGGGTGGCGTGGCCAAGGGTAAACTCGGCCAGGCAATACTACATGGGGCAAGCATTGTTGATATCCCGGGAACCTTTGACAACGCACTTGAGTATGTCCTAGACACTGTCCTTATTAATGGCAGCGCAGACCACATTAATTACTACCCACTTAATTCAATAAATCCATGGAGACTCGAAGGCCAGAAGACCATTGCATATGAAGTCTTTGAGGAGGTTGGTGTGCCAGATTACGTCTTTGTACCTGTGGGTAATGGAGGAAACATATACGCCATTTGGAAGGGTTTTAGGGAGCTAATGGAGCATGGCATGATCGATCACGTGCCGAAAATGATCGGCGTACAGGCATCTGGCGCAGCACCCATGGTAAGGTATTGGAACGGCGCAGGCGAAGCTAAGATCGAGAACCCAAGAACAATTGCCTCGGCAATTAGGATCGGTAAGCCGGTTAATTGGTTCAGGGCCTACAGGGCTGTTAAGTATAGTGGCGGTGCATTCATTGAGGTTAGTGATGATGAGATAATAAGGGCCCAGGCAATGCTTGGTAAAGAGGGAATTGGGGTTGAACCGGCCAGTGCAGCATCATTGGCAGGTTACCTGAAGGCTCTAGGTGAGGGATTAATTGGTCCCAGCGATAAAGCCGTATTAATAGCCACGGGACATGCACTCAAGGATCCAGATGCATTGCTCATGGGTAATGCAAATATGATTAGTATCTCATCAATAAATGAATTGAGGAATTTAGTCATGGGTAATGCAATCGCTTGA
- the pdxT gene encoding pyridoxal 5'-phosphate synthase glutaminase subunit PdxT: protein MRVGVLALQGDAEEHEYAIKRASEELGINVDVIRVKNTEQLSDLNALVIPGGESTTIGSLARRTGLLDRLRGSIINGLPTLGTCAGAIFMAREVRDSVVGETGQPILGVMDIAVVRNAFGRQRDSFETDLSIDGIGTVRAVFIRAPAIIKAWGNARPLAYVKHPKLGNVIAAAQENSMIATVFHPELTTMKIHKYLLEVAMDKQR from the coding sequence ATGAGGGTTGGCGTACTTGCGCTTCAGGGTGATGCTGAGGAGCATGAATACGCCATTAAGAGGGCATCTGAGGAGTTGGGGATTAACGTGGATGTCATCAGGGTTAAGAATACCGAGCAATTAAGTGACTTAAATGCCTTAGTGATACCAGGCGGTGAGTCGACTACTATAGGCTCGTTGGCCAGGCGCACCGGCCTCCTCGATAGGCTCAGGGGCTCAATAATCAATGGGTTACCGACGCTGGGTACATGCGCCGGTGCAATATTCATGGCCAGGGAGGTCAGGGATTCCGTGGTTGGCGAGACTGGGCAACCAATATTAGGCGTCATGGATATAGCCGTGGTTAGAAACGCCTTCGGTAGGCAAAGGGACTCCTTCGAGACGGACCTAAGCATTGACGGTATTGGCACGGTTAGGGCCGTCTTCATTAGGGCTCCAGCCATAATCAAGGCCTGGGGTAATGCAAGACCGCTGGCTTACGTAAAGCACCCTAAGTTGGGTAATGTTATTGCTGCAGCCCAGGAAAACAGTATGATAGCCACGGTATTTCACCCAGAACTAACAACAATGAAGATACACAAATACCTGCTTGAAGTGGCGATGGATAAACAACGGTAG
- a CDS encoding PaREP1 family protein, producing MVQASEKLWGAVAALWNAIAELRGWEHYSHRDYDVIINRLFRETNDKDLPLYFRAAERLHANFYHNFMTKDEYELHREYVLKLINKLRDLLKR from the coding sequence CTGGTCCAAGCAAGTGAAAAGCTTTGGGGCGCGGTGGCTGCTTTATGGAATGCGATCGCCGAGTTAAGGGGTTGGGAGCACTACAGCCATAGGGATTACGATGTGATAATCAATAGATTGTTTAGGGAGACGAATGACAAAGACTTACCGCTCTATTTTAGAGCTGCCGAGCGCTTACATGCCAACTTTTACCATAACTTCATGACGAAAGATGAGTATGAGTTGCATAGGGAGTACGTCCTTAAGTTAATAAATAAGTTGAGGGATTTATTAAAACGTTGA
- the pdxS gene encoding pyridoxal 5'-phosphate synthase lyase subunit PdxS has translation MSVAPSFEYLEKLRDFFYGMLELRDRLRERGFSWPRPYELDGIITGTVKVKVGFPSMLRNGVIMDVTNVEQAQIAEEAGAVGVMVLDKLPYDVRKAGGVARMADVKVIEDVMRHTTIPVSAKVRIGHYYEAFILEQIGVDLIDESEVLTPVDEQHHINKWLFSVPFVNGCRELCEALRRIGEGASMIRSKGEAGTGNVSEAVKHFKVLYKAINELHAAYGDGDEEKLRDFARQCQVPIELVTLTARLGRLPVITFAAGGIATPADAALMMWLGADGVFVGSGIFKSQDPRERAEAIVIATAHWDDPETVVEAQRMVSEGASMMGIDIRSLRSEELLQVRGV, from the coding sequence ATGTCCGTAGCGCCCTCCTTTGAATACCTGGAGAAACTAAGGGACTTCTTCTACGGAATGCTGGAGCTCAGGGATAGGCTTAGGGAGAGGGGCTTTAGTTGGCCCAGGCCTTACGAACTAGACGGAATAATCACCGGCACGGTGAAGGTTAAGGTTGGCTTCCCATCAATGCTTAGAAACGGTGTCATAATGGACGTGACGAATGTGGAGCAGGCGCAAATAGCCGAGGAGGCGGGCGCCGTGGGGGTCATGGTCCTGGATAAGTTGCCCTACGATGTGCGTAAGGCCGGTGGTGTGGCTAGGATGGCGGATGTCAAGGTCATTGAGGACGTAATGAGGCACACAACAATACCCGTCTCTGCGAAGGTTAGGATTGGTCATTACTACGAGGCCTTCATACTCGAGCAGATAGGCGTTGATTTGATAGATGAGTCCGAGGTATTGACGCCGGTTGATGAGCAGCACCACATAAATAAGTGGTTGTTCTCAGTACCCTTCGTTAATGGATGCCGAGAGTTATGTGAGGCGCTTAGGAGGATTGGTGAGGGTGCGTCAATGATAAGGTCTAAGGGTGAGGCGGGCACGGGCAACGTCAGTGAGGCTGTCAAGCACTTCAAGGTTCTTTATAAGGCGATTAATGAGTTGCACGCGGCCTATGGGGATGGCGACGAGGAGAAATTGAGGGACTTCGCCAGGCAGTGCCAGGTGCCAATCGAGTTGGTGACCTTGACGGCTAGGCTGGGCAGGTTGCCGGTGATAACTTTCGCGGCTGGCGGTATAGCCACGCCGGCCGACGCGGCCTTAATGATGTGGCTCGGGGCTGATGGGGTCTTCGTTGGCTCCGGGATCTTCAAGAGCCAGGACCCGAGGGAGAGGGCTGAGGCTATTGTGATCGCCACAGCCCATTGGGACGACCCAGAGACCGTTGTTGAGGCCCAGAGGATGGTTAGCGAGGGAGCATCAATGATGGGCATAGACATTAGGTCGTTGAGGTCGGAGGAGTTACTTCAGGTCAGGGGTGTTTAG
- the thiC gene encoding phosphomethylpyrimidine synthase ThiC, translated as MNNYNVRVPDEVKAVAKHEGVEEVKLARRIASGKVILIRNVKLPDKVSAVGLGLTTKVNVNIGTSSKVVNLEAELEKVKIANKWGDTLMDLSTGGDLDKIRRAIIRESKLPVGTVPTYQAFIDSFKKKGGGAYFTEDELFDVIERHLRDGVAFMTIHAAVTRELAIKALRSDRVIPIVSRGGDMLIGWMLHNDAENPLYARWDYVLELFREYDATISIGDALRPGATADSHDEFHVAELIEAARLVKRARKAGVQVMVEGPGHVPLNEIIWDVKLMKKLTDGAPYYVLGPLPTDVAAPYDHIAGAIGAAIAGAAGADLLCYITPAEHLGLPTPRQVEEGVIAFKIAAHVADTIKLGRRARAWDDEVSRFRGKLMWREMINRLIDPEKAWAVYTQYGEPKVRGCTMCGGYCPMLMVMQQIKKVKGEVNG; from the coding sequence ATTAATAATTACAACGTTAGGGTACCAGATGAGGTTAAGGCCGTGGCTAAGCATGAGGGTGTTGAGGAGGTTAAATTGGCCAGGAGAATAGCCAGTGGTAAGGTGATACTCATTAGAAACGTTAAGTTGCCCGACAAGGTTAGCGCAGTTGGTCTTGGGTTAACCACTAAGGTTAACGTTAACATAGGCACGTCGAGCAAGGTCGTGAACCTGGAAGCGGAGCTTGAGAAGGTTAAGATCGCTAATAAGTGGGGCGATACATTGATGGACCTATCAACGGGCGGTGACCTTGACAAGATACGTAGGGCGATAATCAGGGAGTCGAAGCTGCCCGTCGGTACTGTACCGACATATCAAGCGTTCATAGACTCATTTAAGAAAAAGGGCGGTGGGGCCTACTTCACCGAGGATGAACTCTTCGATGTCATCGAGAGGCACCTAAGGGATGGGGTTGCCTTCATGACGATACACGCGGCCGTGACCAGGGAATTGGCAATTAAGGCCTTGAGGAGTGACAGGGTCATACCGATCGTCTCCAGGGGTGGTGATATGCTCATTGGGTGGATGCTCCATAACGATGCCGAGAACCCACTCTACGCTAGGTGGGATTACGTGCTCGAGCTCTTCAGGGAGTACGATGCCACCATCTCAATAGGCGATGCCCTACGCCCAGGCGCCACGGCGGATAGTCACGACGAGTTTCACGTGGCTGAGTTGATCGAGGCGGCGAGACTGGTGAAGAGGGCAAGGAAGGCTGGGGTTCAGGTGATGGTTGAGGGGCCTGGGCACGTCCCATTAAATGAAATTATATGGGATGTTAAGTTAATGAAGAAGTTAACCGATGGTGCGCCGTACTACGTCCTAGGTCCACTACCTACTGACGTGGCTGCCCCATACGACCACATCGCTGGCGCTATTGGCGCGGCGATCGCTGGAGCCGCGGGCGCGGACTTACTATGTTATATAACGCCCGCTGAGCACCTGGGTTTGCCAACGCCGAGGCAGGTTGAGGAGGGTGTGATAGCCTTCAAAATAGCGGCTCACGTGGCCGACACAATAAAGCTTGGCAGGAGGGCCAGGGCCTGGGATGACGAGGTTAGTAGGTTCAGGGGCAAGCTGATGTGGAGGGAGATGATAAATAGATTGATAGATCCGGAAAAGGCCTGGGCCGTGTATACACAGTACGGGGAACCCAAGGTTAGAGGTTGCACAATGTGCGGTGGTTACTGCCCAATGCTCATGGTGATGCAACAGATCAAGAAGGTTAAGGGTGAAGTCAATGGGTGA
- a CDS encoding MFS transporter, producing the protein MLGWGLDAYDFVAYSFVAPIIAQVFFSQLGHLGSMLATLAAFSVSLAVRPLGGVFFGNLADKVGRRHVLYVTMLGAGLSSFLMGFLPTYAQAGLIAIVLLIILRFAVGFFMGGEYSSSGVMAVESVTKWRGLASGIMQAGFDVGIFGVTFTYTLVATYLPEKAMYAIGWRIVFWSGIVTTVIGWLFRRSLLTEAFEWEKAGKVKSPYRTLFTRYWLPVITILLATMGFLYEYYVMLELSPFVLQNVLNYTPALAGLILTVLSASDAIGSIFGGVLVDWLRSSARALLTTALIIIVLIYPTMYAVLMVGNGWLVLLWDFIAVLPVGVLQVYIRDLLPPSVRATGAGLGYNGGTWLAAWAAIITTLMAGASAKPGPWLMSITINTVWSSVLIVISSIIALFLVRHLNDVTQRNL; encoded by the coding sequence ATGCTAGGTTGGGGATTGGACGCCTATGACTTTGTTGCATATTCCTTTGTAGCGCCAATAATTGCCCAGGTCTTCTTCAGTCAACTCGGTCACTTAGGCTCAATGCTCGCCACACTGGCTGCCTTCAGTGTGTCGCTTGCGGTTAGGCCGCTTGGCGGCGTCTTCTTTGGCAACCTGGCAGACAAGGTTGGTAGGAGGCATGTATTGTACGTAACAATGCTTGGCGCTGGATTATCAAGCTTCCTAATGGGCTTCCTACCTACATACGCCCAGGCAGGTTTAATTGCCATTGTACTCCTCATAATCCTAAGGTTTGCCGTTGGCTTTTTCATGGGTGGTGAATACTCATCTAGCGGTGTAATGGCCGTCGAGAGCGTGACTAAGTGGAGGGGGTTGGCCAGTGGTATTATGCAGGCTGGTTTTGATGTCGGTATATTCGGCGTGACCTTCACATACACACTGGTCGCCACTTATCTGCCAGAGAAAGCCATGTACGCAATTGGGTGGAGGATCGTGTTTTGGAGCGGCATAGTCACTACGGTGATCGGTTGGTTATTCAGGAGAAGTCTACTAACTGAGGCGTTTGAGTGGGAGAAGGCAGGGAAGGTAAAGAGCCCGTACAGGACCTTGTTTACTAGGTATTGGCTACCCGTAATAACAATACTACTGGCCACAATGGGATTCCTCTACGAGTACTACGTAATGCTTGAACTCTCACCATTTGTGCTACAAAACGTGCTTAATTACACGCCAGCCCTGGCAGGCCTAATACTCACGGTGCTCTCTGCAAGCGATGCAATTGGCAGCATCTTTGGCGGTGTCCTCGTTGATTGGTTAAGGAGTTCAGCGAGGGCCTTACTCACTACGGCATTAATAATCATAGTCCTGATATACCCAACAATGTACGCGGTTCTCATGGTAGGTAATGGTTGGTTGGTGCTTCTGTGGGATTTCATTGCTGTACTACCCGTAGGAGTACTACAGGTATACATAAGGGACTTGTTACCGCCAAGCGTTAGGGCAACCGGTGCTGGTTTGGGTTATAATGGGGGCACTTGGTTAGCCGCCTGGGCTGCAATAATAACGACGCTAATGGCAGGGGCCTCCGCAAAACCGGGGCCATGGTTAATGTCAATAACAATAAATACTGTATGGAGCAGTGTACTAATAGTGATAAGTTCCATAATTGCCCTGTTTCTCGTACGGCATTTAAATGACGTGACGCAACGTAACCTTTAA
- a CDS encoding homoserine dehydrogenase yields the protein MREYRVLIIGFGNVGQAFFELLNLKKHLLGINFIVTGIIDRSRGLISNPSPGVISEAHTGKLLGKKVVLDQIPGFIEESNADIVCEFTDLNIKDKGEPAFTYLSTALRSGKHVITTNKGPVAFHYDELMELSRKYNRLIRFKGTVMAGTPSFNILDLLPGTRVEYFMGILNGTTNYILTRMYEGLTFDEALREAQELGYAEADPSLDIDGVDPALKAVILSRVIGWRHRFEDVEVQGIRDVDVKRHGDRVIKLIAHANADRVYVKPIPLERGNILANVSRNLNALTLKLDTLGEITVVGPGAGRMETAQAALTDLMYIVNHVNYLGR from the coding sequence ATGAGGGAGTACAGAGTATTAATAATTGGTTTCGGGAACGTTGGACAAGCATTCTTTGAGTTATTAAATTTAAAGAAACACCTACTGGGCATCAACTTTATAGTTACTGGGATAATTGATAGAAGTCGCGGGCTCATTAGTAACCCAAGCCCAGGGGTGATTAGTGAGGCCCATACAGGTAAATTGCTTGGTAAAAAGGTGGTTCTTGACCAAATACCTGGGTTCATTGAGGAGAGCAATGCGGATATTGTCTGTGAGTTCACGGATCTAAACATTAAGGATAAGGGTGAACCTGCATTTACGTACTTAAGCACTGCTTTGAGGAGTGGTAAGCACGTAATTACCACTAATAAGGGACCCGTGGCCTTTCACTATGATGAACTCATGGAACTCAGCAGGAAATACAATAGGTTGATTAGGTTTAAGGGTACCGTCATGGCGGGAACACCGTCCTTCAACATACTCGACCTACTACCAGGGACCCGCGTGGAGTACTTTATGGGCATCCTAAATGGAACCACCAATTACATCCTGACCAGGATGTATGAGGGTTTAACATTTGATGAGGCCCTTAGGGAAGCCCAGGAACTTGGATATGCGGAGGCAGATCCATCGCTTGATATCGATGGTGTGGACCCAGCCTTAAAGGCTGTTATATTATCAAGGGTGATCGGTTGGAGGCACAGGTTTGAGGATGTGGAGGTTCAGGGAATTAGAGACGTTGATGTAAAGAGACATGGAGATAGGGTGATTAAGTTAATTGCGCATGCTAATGCAGATAGGGTTTACGTGAAGCCCATACCGCTGGAGCGGGGTAACATACTTGCTAATGTTTCGAGGAACTTGAACGCATTAACGCTGAAGCTCGATACCTTGGGTGAAATAACCGTGGTAGGTCCAGGGGCTGGAAGGATGGAGACGGCACAAGCTGCCCTCACGGACTTGATGTACATAGTAAATCACGTGAATTACTTAGGTAGGTAA
- the ppsA gene encoding phosphoenolpyruvate synthase, with amino-acid sequence MGKYKFISWLNEETRDPSILGGKGANLNKLMTMGVPVPPGFVITTEAFDHFMNVNGLRNRILGIINDIINEGKPEEYEIAEQKIKELLINTEIPRELHEEIARAYEELSKYFGVNAIAVAIRSSATAEDLKNASFAGQQDTYLNVRGIENVIKYVKHVWASTYNARALAYRDEKGIPHDTARMAVVIQKLVNSRTAGVMFTINPVTGDGDDVVIEASWGLGEAIVGGIVTPDRWVVSKNNLTIKDRVISRKNYMVIRDENGLTKVVDAPRELIDKPSLNDEEVIALAKIGVELEKNLGYSLDIEWAVDSDSRSPSNIYILQMRPETVHSSGGTKAVEANTDLSAREAVIKGVAASPGVAIGRVKVCLSTDDARRKISKGDILVTKMTNPDWVPYMKIASAIITDEGGMTSHAAIVSRELGIPAIVGTGNATAVLRDGEVYTVDANHGIVYEGEVRELINDIKNAEKAQAVTASTTNEIILHIYRSIRTATGVYMNLGIPEKIDEYRELPFDGIGLMRIEFVLSSYIGDHPLYLLNIGNEEKFVSKLAEGVAHVARSIYPRPVIVRFSDFKSNEYRQLTGGEKFEPEERNPMLGWRGVSRYISREYEKAFRLEVRAIRMVREEMKLSNVHVMAPFVRTPWELEKFVEILTDEGLERSRDFRVYAMAEIPSIALLVEDFAKYVDGFSIGSNDLTQLVMGVDRDNDILVRQNPRYFDEREPTVLKAMYEIIRRAHLMRKSVGICGQAPSVYPEITEFLVRAGVDYVSVNPDSVITTRLLIDSIERKIILEELRELRSKLIPMDPDVEFREILGRVFKA; translated from the coding sequence GTGGGTAAGTATAAATTCATATCCTGGCTTAACGAAGAAACCAGGGACCCGTCAATACTCGGCGGCAAGGGCGCAAACCTCAATAAATTAATGACCATGGGTGTCCCTGTACCCCCAGGTTTCGTGATAACCACAGAGGCCTTTGACCACTTCATGAACGTAAACGGACTTAGGAATAGGATCCTTGGAATTATCAATGATATAATTAACGAAGGCAAGCCCGAGGAATACGAAATAGCTGAACAGAAGATCAAGGAATTATTAATCAATACCGAGATACCAAGGGAACTTCATGAGGAAATCGCAAGGGCATATGAGGAATTGAGTAAGTACTTCGGTGTTAATGCCATTGCGGTTGCCATTAGATCCAGCGCCACTGCAGAGGATCTAAAGAACGCCAGTTTCGCAGGTCAACAGGACACCTATCTAAATGTTAGGGGGATTGAGAATGTTATTAAGTATGTAAAGCATGTGTGGGCGAGCACGTATAATGCCAGGGCACTAGCATACAGGGATGAGAAGGGGATTCCCCATGATACTGCCCGTATGGCTGTTGTAATCCAAAAACTGGTTAATAGTAGGACCGCTGGTGTAATGTTTACAATAAATCCAGTAACTGGCGACGGGGATGATGTGGTTATTGAGGCCTCCTGGGGCCTTGGAGAAGCAATAGTCGGCGGCATCGTCACGCCGGATAGGTGGGTCGTAAGCAAGAACAACTTGACCATTAAAGATAGGGTGATCTCCAGGAAGAACTATATGGTTATTAGGGACGAGAATGGACTTACCAAGGTAGTTGATGCACCACGGGAACTTATTGATAAGCCGTCACTTAATGATGAAGAGGTTATCGCACTGGCAAAGATCGGCGTTGAACTAGAGAAAAACCTAGGTTATTCACTTGACATTGAGTGGGCCGTGGACTCCGACTCAAGATCGCCAAGTAATATCTATATATTACAAATGAGGCCGGAAACAGTTCATAGCAGTGGTGGGACTAAGGCTGTTGAGGCTAACACTGATTTATCGGCCAGGGAGGCAGTGATTAAGGGAGTGGCAGCTAGCCCTGGGGTCGCCATTGGAAGGGTTAAGGTATGCCTATCCACTGATGATGCGAGAAGGAAGATCAGTAAGGGCGATATATTGGTCACGAAGATGACGAACCCGGATTGGGTACCTTACATGAAGATTGCCTCGGCAATAATAACCGATGAGGGCGGCATGACGAGCCACGCAGCCATCGTGTCCAGGGAACTCGGTATACCGGCCATAGTGGGCACCGGCAATGCCACTGCCGTGCTTAGGGACGGTGAGGTGTACACTGTGGATGCAAATCATGGTATTGTATATGAGGGTGAGGTCAGGGAGTTAATTAATGACATAAAGAATGCGGAGAAGGCCCAGGCAGTAACCGCGTCAACAACAAACGAAATAATATTACACATATACAGGTCCATAAGGACCGCGACTGGGGTTTACATGAACCTAGGGATACCGGAGAAGATTGATGAGTACAGGGAACTGCCCTTTGATGGGATTGGGCTTATGAGGATTGAGTTCGTATTATCCAGTTACATTGGCGACCACCCACTTTACCTACTGAATATTGGTAACGAGGAAAAATTCGTAAGTAAACTAGCCGAGGGCGTGGCCCATGTGGCCAGGTCCATATACCCAAGGCCCGTCATCGTTAGATTCAGCGACTTCAAGAGCAATGAGTATAGGCAATTAACCGGTGGCGAGAAGTTTGAACCAGAGGAGAGGAACCCAATGCTTGGATGGAGAGGTGTCTCTAGGTACATAAGTAGGGAGTATGAGAAGGCCTTTAGACTTGAGGTTAGGGCTATCAGGATGGTTAGGGAGGAAATGAAACTCAGCAATGTCCACGTGATGGCGCCCTTCGTCAGAACACCTTGGGAACTTGAAAAATTCGTAGAAATACTCACCGACGAGGGACTAGAGAGGAGCAGGGATTTCAGGGTCTACGCGATGGCCGAGATACCAAGCATAGCCCTCCTTGTTGAGGACTTCGCTAAGTACGTTGATGGATTCTCAATAGGAAGCAATGACCTGACGCAGTTGGTGATGGGCGTGGACAGGGATAACGACATACTGGTTAGGCAGAACCCTAGGTACTTCGACGAACGTGAACCCACCGTCCTCAAGGCAATGTATGAGATAATCAGGAGGGCGCATTTAATGAGGAAAAGTGTGGGCATATGCGGCCAGGCACCATCTGTTTACCCAGAGATAACGGAGTTTCTAGTGAGGGCAGGCGTGGACTACGTAAGCGTAAACCCAGACAGTGTGATAACAACGAGATTACTCATCGACTCAATAGAGAGAAAGATAATCCTTGAGGAATTACGTGAGTTAAGGAGTAAGTTAATTCCCATGGATCCTGATGTGGAATTCAGGGAAATACTGGGTAGGGTATTCAAGGCTTGA
- a CDS encoding 2-dehydropantoate 2-reductase N-terminal domain-containing protein — protein sequence MLILRINQGLMMFGIIGLGGVGILLAHFLNNAGYVPYVVTRTHYGRYIIRFGEEHEVRVKLVDKLPSGVKYTLIAVKAYDTVGV from the coding sequence ATGCTTATTTTAAGGATTAATCAGGGATTAATGATGTTTGGGATAATTGGACTTGGCGGTGTGGGTATTCTCCTCGCCCACTTCCTCAATAATGCTGGTTACGTGCCGTATGTCGTGACGAGGACTCACTATGGTCGTTACATTATCAGATTTGGTGAAGAGCATGAGGTTAGGGTGAAGCTCGTTGATAAATTACCCAGTGGTGTTAAGTATACTTTAATTGCCGTTAAGGCCTATGACACGGTGGGCGTTTAA